The following proteins come from a genomic window of Chthoniobacterales bacterium:
- a CDS encoding energy transducer TonB, with translation MQKHARNAALAVIALLVALPLATANAKWLEKSEPNLPFGVYLQGLQGSVVLSLTLDKSGRVTSTNVLRSSGHPALDELARNAAMNWRLSADSVLPTDISKGRVELITFKNSHPPKMMLPDTRPYWAQLR, from the coding sequence ATGCAGAAACATGCACGCAATGCAGCGCTTGCAGTTATCGCGCTGTTGGTCGCATTGCCGCTAGCAACGGCTAATGCCAAATGGCTTGAAAAGTCAGAACCGAACCTTCCGTTCGGTGTCTACCTTCAAGGGTTACAGGGGTCAGTCGTGCTTTCCCTGACGCTGGACAAGAGTGGCCGCGTCACGAGCACCAATGTTCTGCGGAGCAGCGGTCATCCCGCTTTGGATGAACTCGCCCGCAACGCAGCCATGAACTGGCGCCTGAGCGCCGACTCCGTCCTGCCCACTGATATCAGCAAGGGCCGGGTTGAGTTGATAACGTTCAAGAACTCCCATCCGCCGAAGATGATGCTACCGGACACTCGGCCGTATTGGGCGCAGTTAAGATAA
- the nuoD gene encoding NADH dehydrogenase (quinone) subunit D, translated as MAFTTREIESPDPTTRVVAADAQARETLGDIGEKMVLNMGPSHPATHGVLRLVLEMDGETITKAIPDVGYLHRGDEKIAENMQYNQFVPYTDRLDYLAPLANNVAYALAVEKLMGWELPPRGKAIRVICCETARISAHLLGLGAMALDLGAMTAFLYTFTEREKLYNLFELLTGARFTTSYTRVGGQIRDLPEKFIPQLEKFLDGFIPQLDEVDKLLTRNRIFVDRTRDIGVIPRDRAIAYGLSGPNLRGSGVEHDLRRKHPYLDYDQYDFEVVVGTAGDCYDRYLVRVEEMRQSARILRQVIEKLPDGPINVADWKNMPPPKSRVMTKMEELIHHFIVVTEGLDAPPGEIYFAAENPKGELGFYINSKGGGVPHRLKIRAPSFVNLSILPELLPGSLLSDVVAILGSLDFVMGECDR; from the coding sequence ATGGCTTTCACCACGCGCGAAATCGAATCCCCTGATCCAACGACGCGCGTGGTCGCGGCGGACGCGCAGGCCCGGGAAACGCTTGGCGATATCGGAGAAAAGATGGTGCTCAATATGGGCCCGTCGCACCCCGCCACCCACGGTGTTTTACGTCTCGTCCTTGAGATGGATGGCGAGACGATAACGAAAGCGATCCCGGACGTCGGCTATCTCCATCGGGGCGACGAAAAAATCGCCGAGAACATGCAGTACAACCAGTTCGTCCCCTACACCGACCGGCTCGATTATCTCGCGCCGCTGGCGAACAACGTTGCCTATGCGCTCGCCGTCGAGAAATTGATGGGCTGGGAATTGCCGCCGCGGGGAAAAGCCATCCGGGTGATTTGCTGCGAGACCGCTCGCATTTCGGCGCATCTCCTGGGTCTGGGCGCCATGGCGCTCGATCTCGGAGCGATGACCGCGTTTCTTTACACGTTCACGGAGCGGGAAAAACTCTACAATCTTTTCGAACTGCTCACCGGCGCGCGCTTCACCACGTCTTATACTCGCGTCGGCGGCCAGATCCGCGATTTGCCCGAGAAGTTCATCCCCCAGCTGGAAAAGTTTCTCGACGGTTTCATCCCGCAGCTCGACGAGGTGGACAAACTCCTGACCCGGAACCGGATTTTTGTCGATCGCACTCGCGACATCGGAGTGATTCCGCGTGACCGCGCGATCGCCTATGGGCTTTCGGGGCCAAACCTGCGCGGCAGCGGCGTCGAACACGATCTGCGACGGAAGCATCCTTACTTGGATTACGACCAGTACGACTTCGAAGTCGTCGTCGGCACGGCCGGGGATTGTTACGACCGCTATCTGGTGCGCGTCGAAGAAATGCGGCAAAGCGCCCGCATTCTCCGGCAGGTCATCGAGAAGCTGCCCGATGGCCCGATCAATGTCGCCGACTGGAAGAACATGCCGCCGCCGAAGTCACGCGTGATGACAAAAATGGAGGAGCTCATTCACCATTTCATTGTGGTGACGGAGGGGCTCGATGCGCCGCCGGGGGAGATCTATTTCGCGGCTGAAAATCCAAAGGGGGAGCTTGGCTTCTACATCAACAGCAAAGGCGGCGGGGTCCCTCATCGGCTAAAGATCCGGGCGCCCTCGTTTGTGAACTTAAGCATCCTGCCGGAACTATTACCCGGCAGCTTGCTGAGCGATGTGGTCGCCATCCTGGGCAGTCTGGACTTCGTTATGGGCGAATGCGACAGATAA
- the bamE gene encoding outer membrane protein assembly factor BamE: MTRNAACEEGEAGLSNDEKTASGGVTLRRMSSFVIFLLAISLALASCNSSKRLTKANVDEVAEGMAKKQVESILGPPTTIDTKDFALLKKTTYVYAQGKDSITIVFKDDKVQSKVSTLTE, encoded by the coding sequence ATGACCCGTAACGCAGCCTGCGAAGAAGGCGAGGCCGGGCTTTCCAATGACGAAAAAACAGCGAGCGGCGGAGTCACCTTGCGCCGGATGTCGTCATTCGTCATTTTCCTCCTCGCGATCTCGCTTGCGCTTGCTTCGTGCAACTCCTCCAAGCGCCTCACCAAAGCCAACGTCGACGAAGTGGCCGAAGGCATGGCCAAAAAGCAGGTGGAATCGATCCTGGGACCGCCGACGACAATCGACACGAAGGATTTCGCCCTCCTCAAAAAGACGACCTACGTCTACGCCCAGGGGAAAGATTCCATCACGATCGTTTTTAAAGACGACAAGGTGCAGTCCAAGGTCAGCACGTTGACGGAGTAA
- the nuoF gene encoding NADH-quinone oxidoreductase subunit NuoF, protein MEPTNKRISAELERKMDDAIARYPADRKRSAAMPLLHLWQEEFGFISDEGVEWIAAKLELQPINILELVTFYPMYRQAPAGKTHIRVCRTLSCAMAGSYQVMEQACAAAGIVREHDDNGMHTPVSVSKDGKYSIEFVECLASCGTAPICMVQDELVENVAAPSAPTLLTDHQSLITNHQPVPHPLEHRLIFKNIGRADYTPDIDCYLRHGGYEQLRKAITMSRTEIVNEVKTSGLRGRGGAGFPCGVKWGFIKQDEKKPIYLICNADESEPGTFKDRYIIHDDPHQLIEGILISCFALNAKTAYIYIRGEFPEGAKILERAIEEARGKNFLGKDMLGTGFDVEIYIHRGAGAYICGEETGLIESLEGKRAYPRIKPPYFPAVLGLYMCPTIVNNVETLCHVKHIIEMGGGKYASLGRPNNTGTRIVCVSGDVQRPGYFEIEVGAVTMGQLIYDMAGGPRYGRQIKAVIPGGSSAKVLRADERFNLKLKQPDGSMAEQAVSLFEIPMDFDSLAAAGSMAGSGGVIVLDDSRDMVWTLNNINEFYAHESCGQCTPCREGSLWMQKITDRMLLGGGVTQDPDTLKTVADNIAGRTICAFGEACAWPTQSFVEKFRDEFVARAQKPVPPPMPPEFTPGELIEEPTIPATPLPRDPGWEKAGTAGRI, encoded by the coding sequence GTGGAACCGACGAACAAGCGCATTTCCGCCGAGCTGGAGCGAAAAATGGATGACGCCATCGCGCGTTACCCGGCCGATCGCAAACGGAGCGCGGCGATGCCGCTACTCCATTTGTGGCAGGAAGAGTTTGGGTTCATCAGCGACGAAGGCGTTGAGTGGATCGCGGCGAAACTGGAGCTGCAACCGATTAACATTCTCGAGCTGGTGACGTTCTACCCGATGTATCGCCAGGCGCCGGCGGGCAAAACGCACATTCGCGTTTGCCGGACGCTGAGTTGCGCGATGGCTGGAAGTTATCAAGTCATGGAGCAGGCCTGCGCTGCCGCTGGAATTGTTCGGGAACACGACGATAACGGGATGCACACCCCGGTCTCGGTGAGCAAGGACGGCAAATACAGCATCGAATTCGTCGAATGCCTGGCGAGCTGCGGCACTGCGCCGATCTGCATGGTGCAGGATGAATTGGTTGAGAACGTCGCGGCGCCAAGCGCTCCCACTCTTCTCACCGATCACCAGTCACTGATCACCAATCACCAACCCGTCCCGCACCCACTCGAGCATCGTCTTATCTTCAAGAACATCGGTCGCGCTGATTACACGCCCGACATCGACTGCTACCTCCGGCACGGCGGTTACGAGCAGTTACGAAAAGCCATCACGATGTCGCGGACAGAAATCGTCAACGAGGTGAAGACTTCCGGCCTCCGCGGCCGGGGCGGCGCGGGATTTCCCTGCGGCGTGAAGTGGGGCTTCATCAAACAGGATGAAAAGAAGCCGATCTACCTGATCTGCAACGCGGACGAATCCGAGCCGGGGACATTCAAGGACCGCTACATCATTCACGACGATCCGCATCAGTTGATCGAGGGCATCCTGATCTCGTGCTTCGCGCTCAATGCGAAGACGGCCTACATTTACATTCGCGGCGAGTTTCCCGAAGGCGCGAAGATTTTGGAGCGGGCGATTGAAGAAGCCCGCGGGAAGAACTTTCTCGGAAAAGACATGCTCGGCACCGGTTTTGACGTCGAGATTTACATTCATCGCGGGGCCGGCGCCTACATTTGCGGCGAAGAAACGGGCCTGATCGAATCCCTGGAAGGCAAGCGCGCCTATCCGCGGATCAAGCCGCCTTATTTCCCCGCCGTGCTGGGTCTCTACATGTGCCCCACCATCGTGAACAACGTCGAGACGCTGTGTCACGTTAAACACATCATCGAAATGGGCGGCGGAAAATACGCCAGCCTTGGCCGGCCAAATAACACCGGGACCCGAATCGTGTGTGTGAGCGGAGATGTCCAACGCCCAGGCTATTTCGAAATCGAAGTCGGCGCGGTAACCATGGGCCAGCTCATTTACGACATGGCCGGCGGGCCACGTTACGGCCGCCAAATCAAAGCCGTGATCCCGGGCGGCAGCTCGGCGAAAGTTTTGCGCGCCGACGAGCGGTTCAACCTGAAATTGAAACAGCCGGATGGCTCGATGGCGGAGCAGGCCGTGTCCCTTTTCGAAATCCCGATGGATTTCGATTCGCTGGCCGCAGCGGGGTCGATGGCCGGATCGGGCGGCGTGATCGTCCTCGACGACTCTCGCGACATGGTCTGGACGCTGAACAACATCAACGAATTTTACGCCCACGAGAGCTGCGGCCAATGCACGCCCTGCCGCGAAGGCTCACTCTGGATGCAAAAGATTACCGATCGCATGTTGCTCGGCGGCGGCGTAACGCAGGATCCCGACACTCTGAAGACCGTGGCGGATAACATAGCCGGGCGAACCATCTGCGCTTTTGGCGAAGCCTGCGCGTGGCCCACCCAAAGTTTCGTCGAGAAGTTCCGTGATGAGTTCGTAGCGCGGGCCCAAAAGCCGGTCCCGCCCCCCATGCCTCCAGAATTTACCCCGGGAGAATTGATCGAAGAACCAACCATCCCCGCCACTCCCCTGCCCCGCGACCCAGGCTGGGAAAAGGCCGGCACGGCCGGAAGAATTTGA
- a CDS encoding molybdopterin-dependent oxidoreductase, whose translation MSSSSSSIGHAFDHEHEHEHEHEDEDEDEEIMAETATAQQMVNVQINGVWHEFPKGTRVIEACEQAGSYVPRYCYHKKLSSPGNCRMCLIEMGLPKMGPDRKPELGEDGKPVINWMPRPQISCAQDVSEGMGIRTDSPLAQECRKGVMEFLLINHPLDCPICDQAGECRLQEFSVEYGRADSRFLENKVKKPKNVELGPRVTLDDERCILCSRCIRFCQEIAHDDVLGFVDRGSHSVLTAHPGKRLENNYSLNTVDICPVGALTSSDFRFQMRVWFLKETKSFCTSCATGCNTIIGSREDVIYRQTPRENDAVNSSWMCDYGRLNFDYLQSDQRLLQPEILSGDKLIPAEWNVAIAHAAGQLKHFSGWEIAILASGRMTNEELWLTAQLARALGVELIDIVPRTGPADEILLSADRNPNTNGARLLGVTSYPGARLREIVDGVASGRVRALVALGENPIEIGLTVPQLGALQSFVLMNMLANEATPAATALLPSFGFAEKRGSMINGKGRLQRLNRAVRGPGQARDDWEILRDLIQTYSGRNGIYSIEDVFKEMSEAVPALAGLSLSKIGDRGVQVMGDGQ comes from the coding sequence TTGTCCTCGTCCTCGTCCTCGATCGGGCACGCTTTCGATCACGAGCACGAGCACGAGCACGAGCACGAGGACGAGGACGAGGACGAGGAAATAATGGCTGAGACCGCTACAGCGCAGCAGATGGTCAACGTCCAGATCAATGGCGTCTGGCATGAATTTCCAAAAGGGACTCGCGTGATCGAAGCGTGCGAACAGGCCGGCAGTTACGTGCCGCGCTATTGCTATCACAAGAAACTGAGCTCGCCCGGCAACTGCCGGATGTGCCTGATCGAAATGGGTCTCCCAAAAATGGGGCCGGACCGCAAACCGGAACTCGGCGAAGATGGCAAACCAGTGATCAACTGGATGCCGCGTCCCCAGATTTCATGCGCGCAGGACGTGAGCGAAGGAATGGGCATTCGGACCGACTCCCCCCTGGCGCAGGAATGTCGCAAGGGAGTGATGGAATTTCTCCTCATCAATCATCCGCTCGACTGTCCGATTTGCGATCAGGCCGGAGAATGCCGGCTCCAGGAATTCAGTGTGGAATATGGCCGCGCCGATTCGCGGTTCCTGGAAAACAAAGTCAAGAAGCCCAAGAACGTCGAGCTCGGGCCGCGCGTCACGCTCGATGACGAGCGCTGCATTCTTTGCTCGCGCTGCATTCGTTTCTGCCAGGAGATCGCGCACGACGATGTCCTCGGGTTTGTCGACCGCGGCAGTCACAGCGTGCTGACCGCGCACCCGGGCAAGCGGCTCGAAAACAATTATTCGCTCAACACCGTCGATATCTGTCCGGTCGGGGCGCTGACCTCTTCCGATTTTCGTTTCCAGATGCGCGTCTGGTTTTTGAAGGAGACCAAAAGCTTCTGCACAAGTTGCGCCACCGGGTGCAATACCATTATCGGCAGCCGTGAAGATGTCATTTATCGCCAGACCCCGCGCGAAAACGACGCCGTTAATTCCTCCTGGATGTGCGACTACGGGCGGTTGAATTTCGATTATCTCCAGTCGGACCAGCGGCTCCTTCAGCCAGAGATTCTTTCTGGCGACAAACTCATTCCAGCCGAATGGAATGTGGCGATCGCGCACGCCGCCGGGCAGTTGAAACATTTCTCGGGTTGGGAAATCGCGATTCTGGCATCCGGCCGGATGACGAATGAAGAGCTTTGGCTCACGGCGCAACTGGCCAGAGCCCTGGGAGTCGAATTGATCGACATAGTCCCGCGCACGGGGCCGGCCGATGAAATTCTGCTCAGCGCCGACCGCAATCCGAACACGAACGGAGCGCGACTCCTGGGAGTGACCTCCTATCCCGGAGCGAGACTTCGCGAGATCGTGGATGGCGTCGCCTCCGGCAGAGTCCGAGCACTGGTCGCGCTGGGGGAAAATCCGATCGAGATCGGGCTTACCGTCCCCCAACTCGGCGCCCTGCAGTCGTTTGTCCTCATGAATATGCTGGCGAATGAAGCGACGCCGGCCGCAACGGCGCTTCTTCCTTCGTTTGGTTTCGCCGAGAAACGCGGCTCGATGATTAACGGCAAAGGCCGGCTTCAACGACTGAATCGCGCCGTGCGTGGTCCCGGCCAGGCGCGCGATGATTGGGAAATTTTGCGCGACCTGATTCAGACCTATTCCGGGCGAAACGGGATTTACTCGATTGAGGATGTCTTCAAGGAAATGAGCGAAGCGGTGCCGGCCCTGGCGGGATTGAGCCTGAGCAAGATTGGAGATCGGGGCGTGCAGGTGATGGGGGACGGCCAATAG
- the nuoH gene encoding NADH-quinone oxidoreductase subunit NuoH — protein MDYAFLISSLIKIVVLLAVVLGIMNYAVYAERRISALIQDRLGPNRVGPAGLFQPIADAMKFLLKEDFTPAHVNTFYYWLAPCLAMIPAIITLAVIPFGSTLFGYPMVIADINVGVLFVFAVASLGVYGIVIAGWSSNSKYSFLGGVRSTSQMISYELSLGLAVVPVFLLVGQLKLTEVVRYQIEHGWMIAPFVGDWGNWHKWLLAIPMLISFVVFVIAVFAETNRLPFDLPEAETELVGGYHTEYGSMKFGLFFLGEYVAMITGSAIIVTLFFGGWHFPGIPDGSAGWGWGLVNIFVFFSKITALLFVFIWVRWTLPRFRYDQLMRLGWVFFFEIALVNIFIMAIILAYLPS, from the coding sequence ATGGACTACGCGTTTCTCATTTCATCGCTGATCAAGATCGTCGTGCTTCTGGCGGTCGTTCTTGGCATCATGAATTACGCGGTCTATGCCGAGCGCCGGATCAGCGCGCTCATCCAGGATCGGCTCGGGCCGAATCGCGTCGGCCCGGCTGGGTTATTCCAGCCGATCGCGGATGCGATGAAGTTCCTTCTAAAGGAAGATTTCACTCCCGCCCACGTTAACACCTTCTACTACTGGCTCGCGCCGTGCCTCGCGATGATCCCCGCCATCATCACCCTCGCCGTCATTCCATTCGGCAGCACTCTTTTCGGATATCCCATGGTCATCGCGGACATCAACGTCGGGGTGCTTTTTGTTTTCGCGGTCGCTTCGCTCGGAGTTTACGGGATCGTCATCGCCGGCTGGTCTTCAAACTCCAAGTATTCCTTCCTGGGTGGTGTCCGGTCGACCTCGCAGATGATCTCCTACGAATTGTCGCTCGGGCTGGCCGTGGTCCCTGTTTTCCTCCTGGTCGGACAGCTCAAATTAACTGAAGTCGTCCGCTACCAGATCGAGCACGGCTGGATGATCGCCCCCTTTGTGGGCGACTGGGGTAATTGGCACAAATGGCTGCTCGCAATTCCGATGCTGATCTCTTTTGTCGTCTTCGTCATCGCGGTCTTTGCCGAGACCAATCGCCTGCCTTTCGATTTACCCGAGGCCGAAACGGAACTGGTCGGCGGCTATCACACCGAATACGGCTCGATGAAGTTCGGCCTTTTCTTCCTCGGCGAATACGTCGCGATGATCACCGGCAGCGCCATCATCGTGACCCTCTTTTTCGGCGGCTGGCATTTTCCGGGCATCCCGGATGGATCGGCCGGCTGGGGTTGGGGGTTGGTCAACATTTTTGTCTTCTTCTCGAAGATCACGGCGCTTCTCTTCGTTTTTATCTGGGTGCGCTGGACGCTCCCCCGCTTTCGTTACGATCAACTGATGCGGCTGGGCTGGGTTTTCTTTTTCGAAATCGCGCTCGTAAACATTTTTATCATGGCGATCATCCTCGCCTATCTGCCGAGCTAA
- a CDS encoding NADH-quinone oxidoreductase subunit I, whose amino-acid sequence MALTVRRPNLNLRERLYLPAILSGMAITMRHFKNMLFGRTKVTMQYPEEKWDSQLPEHYRGAPALVKDETGRVRCVACQLCEFICPPRAIKIIPGEFSEADRFAKVEKFPQEFDIDMIRCIYCGLCEEVCPEQAIYLRKDYAITGYTRADMVHHKEKLLEIGGVMHGVVLKWNEKK is encoded by the coding sequence ATGGCCCTCACCGTCCGACGTCCGAATCTCAATTTGCGGGAGCGCCTCTACCTTCCGGCCATCCTGAGCGGAATGGCCATCACGATGAGGCATTTCAAAAATATGCTTTTCGGCCGAACGAAAGTGACCATGCAGTACCCGGAAGAGAAATGGGACAGCCAGCTGCCGGAACATTATCGCGGCGCCCCCGCGCTGGTTAAGGATGAAACCGGACGCGTCCGGTGCGTGGCGTGTCAGCTTTGCGAATTCATCTGTCCCCCGCGCGCCATCAAGATCATTCCGGGGGAGTTTTCGGAGGCCGATCGCTTTGCCAAGGTGGAGAAATTTCCGCAGGAATTCGATATCGATATGATTCGCTGCATTTACTGCGGGTTATGCGAGGAGGTTTGCCCCGAACAAGCCATTTACCTTCGGAAGGATTACGCCATTACCGGCTATACCCGCGCCGACATGGTGCATCACAAGGAAAAGCTCCTGGAGATCGGCGGAGTGATGCACGGAGTCGTCTTGAAATGGAACGAGAAGAAGTGA
- a CDS encoding NADH-quinone oxidoreductase subunit J has product MNPFLFWFFAFLMLVFGAAVIINRNPIASALSLVICFLGLSALFMSLDAFFIGIIQVLVYAGAVMVLFLFIIMLLDLRVEVRRKTNFVAFAGGIAVALAFFVQLCFVVGQMSAAKEPIPPLAAGRTDDVHSVGVALFTNYTLPFQIIGVLVLVATIGVIVLSKRELR; this is encoded by the coding sequence ATGAACCCGTTTCTCTTTTGGTTCTTCGCCTTCCTGATGCTGGTGTTCGGCGCCGCCGTCATCATCAATCGCAACCCGATTGCCAGCGCGCTCAGTCTCGTCATCTGCTTCCTGGGGCTGTCAGCCCTGTTCATGTCGCTCGATGCGTTCTTCATCGGGATCATCCAGGTCCTGGTTTATGCCGGCGCCGTGATGGTGCTTTTTCTTTTCATCATCATGTTGCTCGATCTGCGCGTCGAAGTGCGGCGCAAAACAAATTTCGTGGCGTTCGCCGGCGGAATCGCCGTCGCCCTGGCCTTTTTTGTTCAGCTTTGTTTTGTGGTGGGACAAATGAGCGCCGCAAAGGAACCCATCCCTCCGCTGGCGGCCGGCAGGACCGATGACGTTCATAGCGTGGGCGTGGCTCTTTTCACCAATTACACTCTTCCTTTCCAAATCATCGGCGTGCTGGTCCTGGTCGCGACGATTGGCGTGATCGTGCTGAGCAAGAGGGAGCTCCGATAA
- the nuoK gene encoding NADH-quinone oxidoreductase subunit NuoK yields MVTLGQYLVVSGLLFTIGFAGVMLRRNIIIIFMSLELMLNAANLSLVAFSRFRLTADGMPNYNAQVFVFFIITVAAAEVAVGLAIIVALYRARQTTHVEDINSLKF; encoded by the coding sequence ATGGTGACCCTGGGCCAATATCTGGTTGTCAGCGGTTTGCTTTTCACGATTGGATTCGCCGGCGTCATGCTCCGCCGCAACATCATCATTATCTTCATGTCGCTGGAGTTGATGTTGAATGCCGCCAACCTCTCTCTGGTCGCCTTTTCTCGCTTTCGGCTGACCGCCGACGGAATGCCGAACTACAACGCGCAGGTCTTCGTCTTCTTCATCATTACCGTGGCCGCCGCCGAAGTCGCGGTGGGCCTCGCCATTATCGTGGCGCTCTACCGCGCCCGGCAGACGACCCATGTCGAAGACATCAACTCGCTGAAATTCTGA
- the nuoL gene encoding NADH-quinone oxidoreductase subunit L: MSALPWYLLLLPLFAAAVIVLFTKSSPGLSSFISVGAVVGSFLCSCLVFAQADIQTFELIWIDLRPLLYVPLGFVLDNLAKTMLVLVTGIGALIHIYSLGYMRDDPGKSRYFASLSFFMFSMLGIVVSNNFVMMFIFWELVGVSSYLLIGHWFDRDTAAAAAKKAFLTNRIGDFGFMLGILMAWTATGSVLFSEMNHELGRITSYPGYLTVSALLIFCGAMGKSAQFPLHVWLPDAMEGPTPISALIHAATMVAAGVYMLVRVSFLFQASAEALWVIAWIGTITAVMAALIATQQNDIKRILAYSTLSQLGYMVMAVGLASGEAAMFHLFTHAFFKALLFLCAGSIIVMLHHEQNIWKMGGLAGRLGITFLTFLVGTLALIGFPPFSGFFSKDAILALAYEKDRAIFWLALFTAFLTAFYMLRLVVVVFFGKPRSDQARAGREAPWVMIGPLVLLALPAFASGFGFVAKLFVQLPAEKETDWLVPGMALAATVAGATAAIVLYRNRQSEPMDFALLRKRFYFDELYAFLIAATQGLLAALAAFIDRWILDAGFIRGASTATWGIGSLLRLFQVGNLQAYSFLFGLGIVALIYFTIFR; the protein is encoded by the coding sequence ATGAGCGCCCTGCCCTGGTATCTTTTGCTCCTGCCCTTGTTTGCGGCAGCCGTGATCGTTTTGTTCACGAAATCATCGCCGGGCCTGAGCAGTTTCATTTCCGTCGGCGCGGTCGTGGGAAGCTTCCTTTGCAGTTGCCTGGTCTTTGCGCAGGCCGACATCCAGACGTTTGAGCTGATTTGGATCGATCTTCGCCCGCTCCTCTATGTGCCGCTGGGGTTTGTTCTCGATAACCTGGCGAAAACGATGCTCGTGCTCGTCACCGGGATCGGCGCGCTTATCCATATTTATTCCCTCGGCTACATGCGGGACGATCCGGGCAAGTCCCGCTACTTCGCGTCGCTTTCCTTCTTCATGTTCTCGATGCTCGGAATTGTCGTTTCGAACAATTTCGTGATGATGTTCATTTTCTGGGAGCTGGTGGGCGTCAGTTCCTATCTGCTGATTGGCCACTGGTTTGACCGCGACACGGCGGCGGCCGCCGCCAAGAAAGCGTTTTTGACAAATCGCATCGGCGATTTCGGCTTCATGCTCGGAATCCTCATGGCCTGGACGGCGACGGGCTCCGTTCTTTTCAGCGAAATGAATCACGAACTGGGCCGGATCACGAGTTACCCCGGGTACCTTACCGTCTCCGCGCTGCTCATCTTTTGCGGCGCGATGGGCAAGTCCGCGCAATTCCCGCTTCACGTTTGGTTGCCCGATGCGATGGAAGGCCCCACGCCGATCTCCGCTTTGATCCACGCGGCAACGATGGTGGCCGCCGGCGTTTACATGCTGGTGCGGGTCAGCTTCCTGTTTCAAGCGTCCGCCGAGGCGCTCTGGGTGATCGCCTGGATTGGAACGATCACCGCGGTCATGGCCGCACTCATCGCCACGCAACAAAACGACATCAAACGCATTCTGGCCTACTCAACCCTGTCGCAGCTCGGATACATGGTGATGGCGGTGGGGCTCGCCTCGGGAGAGGCCGCGATGTTCCACCTGTTTACCCACGCGTTCTTCAAGGCGCTTCTCTTCCTCTGCGCCGGATCGATCATCGTGATGCTGCACCACGAACAAAATATATGGAAGATGGGCGGACTGGCGGGCCGCCTCGGCATCACCTTTCTCACCTTCCTGGTCGGGACGCTTGCCCTGATTGGGTTTCCGCCCTTCAGCGGTTTTTTTAGCAAGGACGCCATCCTGGCGTTGGCCTACGAAAAAGATCGCGCTATTTTTTGGCTTGCCCTTTTTACGGCGTTTCTGACCGCGTTCTACATGCTGCGCCTGGTGGTGGTGGTTTTCTTTGGCAAACCACGCAGCGACCAGGCGCGAGCGGGACGAGAAGCGCCTTGGGTGATGATCGGGCCGCTCGTTCTCCTCGCCCTTCCGGCCTTCGCATCGGGCTTTGGATTTGTCGCGAAACTCTTCGTCCAACTGCCGGCTGAGAAAGAGACGGACTGGCTCGTCCCCGGGATGGCTCTGGCCGCCACTGTCGCCGGCGCCACCGCCGCCATCGTCCTTTATCGCAACCGGCAAAGCGAACCGATGGACTTCGCACTGCTTCGAAAGCGTTTCTATTTCGACGAACTCTATGCGTTTCTGATTGCCGCGACCCAGGGACTACTGGCTGCCCTGGCCGCGTTCATTGACCGCTGGATCCTCGACGCCGGTTTCATCCGGGGCGCCAGCACCGCCACCTGGGGTATCGGTTCGCTGCTTCGGTTATTTCAGGTCGGAAACCTCCAGGCCTACTCGTTCCTTTTCGGGCTGGGGATCGTCGCGCTCATCTACTTCACGATTTTCCGATGA